From a single Thalassophryne amazonica chromosome 7, fThaAma1.1, whole genome shotgun sequence genomic region:
- the LOC117514489 gene encoding kinesin-like protein KIF13A produces MSDTKVKVAVRVRPMNRREIELKTKCVVDMEDNQTVLHPPPSNAKGESR; encoded by the exons ATGTCGGATACAAAGGTAAAAGTTGCAGTGAGAGTTCGGCCCATGAACCGCAGGG AAATTGAGCTGAAGACAAAATGTGTGGTGGATATGGAGGATAACCAAACAGTTCTGCACCCGCCGCCTTCTAATGCTAAAGGAGAGAGCAGGTAA